The proteins below are encoded in one region of Pseudonocardia sp. DSM 110487:
- a CDS encoding SWIM zinc finger family protein yields MPDPDPFWWRDAEPSRPRKVEGGIQIHSTRGQVARTWWSQRFLSVLESLGVGGRLSRGRSYARAGQIVSLTIDVGGVVAQVQGSRPQPYQVRLGVPAFGKAEWAAVAQALADEAAYAAALLNGEMPRDIERVFEAVGLSLFPANERDLAMDCSCPDYAVPCKHLAAVCYVLAERFDADPFQILAMRGRHRDALLEELRTRRSAAPPPAHGEDLSEVMDRFWVGGDVPEQFAGPRTPPDALLDQVPPFPIEVRGEQVAQLLRPAYRALGAEI; encoded by the coding sequence ATGCCTGATCCCGACCCCTTCTGGTGGCGCGACGCCGAGCCATCCCGCCCGCGCAAGGTCGAGGGCGGCATCCAGATCCACAGCACCCGCGGCCAGGTCGCCCGCACGTGGTGGTCGCAGCGCTTCCTCTCGGTGCTGGAGTCGCTGGGGGTGGGAGGGCGCCTCTCTCGCGGCCGCAGCTACGCCCGCGCCGGGCAGATCGTCTCCCTCACCATCGACGTCGGCGGCGTCGTCGCGCAGGTCCAGGGTTCGCGGCCGCAGCCATACCAGGTTCGGCTCGGCGTCCCCGCGTTCGGCAAGGCGGAGTGGGCCGCGGTGGCGCAGGCGCTCGCCGACGAGGCCGCGTACGCGGCGGCGCTGCTCAACGGGGAGATGCCCCGCGACATCGAGCGGGTGTTCGAGGCGGTGGGGCTCTCGCTCTTCCCCGCGAACGAGCGCGACCTCGCGATGGACTGCAGCTGCCCCGACTACGCCGTGCCGTGCAAGCACCTCGCCGCGGTCTGCTACGTGCTCGCCGAGCGGTTCGACGCCGACCCGTTCCAGATCCTCGCGATGCGCGGGCGCCACCGCGATGCCCTGCTGGAGGAGCTGCGTACCCGCCGCTCCGCGGCCCCGCCGCCCGCGCACGGGGAGGACCTCTCCGAGGTCATGGACCGGTTCTGGGTCGGCGGGGACGTGCCGGAGCAGTTTGCCGGGCCGCGCACGCCGCCGGACGCGCTGCTCGACCAGGTGCCGCCGTTCCCGATCGAGGTCCGGGGCGAGCAGGTGGCGCAGCTGCTGCGCCCGGCCTACCGCGCGCTCGGCGCGGAGATCTAG
- a CDS encoding TetR/AcrR family transcriptional regulator, whose translation MTTGLDALLAPEGGRLRADARRNAERLVAAARAALDEIGLDATTRDVARRAGVGLGTLYRRVPSLDALMAAILADTIDEMTEQAVRAREADDAWAGFTAFAADFVQLRASSCGLHAALGGGGGPDVETRVERLRDAVRELVRHAQDAGAIRADVDWVDVPFALGTAIPADHTLGMAARPDQWRRNLAIVLDGLRG comes from the coding sequence ATGACCACGGGACTCGACGCCCTGCTCGCCCCCGAGGGGGGTCGGTTGCGGGCCGACGCACGCCGCAACGCCGAGCGGCTCGTCGCCGCGGCCCGGGCGGCCCTCGACGAGATCGGGCTCGACGCCACCACGCGGGACGTCGCCCGGAGAGCCGGCGTCGGGCTCGGCACGCTGTACCGGCGGGTGCCGTCCCTCGACGCCCTGATGGCCGCGATCCTGGCCGACACCATCGACGAGATGACGGAGCAGGCGGTCCGCGCACGGGAGGCCGACGACGCCTGGGCGGGCTTCACCGCGTTCGCCGCGGACTTCGTGCAGCTGCGCGCGTCGAGCTGCGGGCTGCACGCCGCGCTGGGCGGAGGGGGAGGGCCCGACGTGGAGACCCGGGTGGAACGGCTGCGGGACGCGGTCCGGGAACTGGTCCGCCACGCCCAGGACGCCGGGGCGATCCGGGCCGACGTCGACTGGGTGGACGTCCCGTTCGCGCTGGGCACGGCCATCCCGGCCGACCACACCCTCGGCATGGCCGCGCGGCCCGACCAGTGGCGCCGCAACCTGGCGATCGTCCTCGACGGCCTCCGAGGCTGA
- a CDS encoding PLP-dependent aspartate aminotransferase family protein has translation MSSPHRDVPRLATLAVHAGNAVDAGSGAIRRPLVMANSYALPDDPSELSWSDTGTPLYTRNGGANQRWLEEKLAALDGGDAAVALASGMAAVHGLFFAALRSGDHVVCSDNTYVGTYRLLTELLPAKYGITATLVDSSDPDAVAEAIRPETRLVHVETPANPTTRITDVAAVAELAHAAGALLSVDATFATPVLQRPLALGADVVVHSLTKYINGHGDAMGGALIGGGETGTALVDAVRREAMVNVGGAISPFNAWLIMRGSVTLPMRMRAHCAGAQTVAEFLDQDPRVAYVAYPGLASHPQHALATRTLDGGFGGMLAFAVDGDADTQNRFVAALRVITSAVSLGHDESLIVHVSGDDERGRFYPEEFRRYGHLRFSVGLEDPRDLVADLDQALTAAVGVR, from the coding sequence GTGTCCTCACCGCACCGTGACGTCCCCCGCTTGGCCACCCTCGCCGTGCACGCCGGCAACGCCGTCGACGCCGGGAGCGGGGCGATCCGCCGCCCGCTGGTCATGGCCAACTCCTACGCCCTGCCCGACGACCCGTCGGAGCTGTCCTGGTCGGACACGGGCACGCCGCTCTACACGCGCAACGGCGGCGCCAACCAGCGGTGGCTCGAGGAGAAGCTCGCCGCGCTCGACGGCGGGGACGCCGCGGTGGCGCTCGCCAGCGGGATGGCCGCCGTCCACGGGCTGTTCTTCGCCGCGCTGCGCTCCGGCGACCACGTCGTGTGCTCCGACAACACCTACGTCGGCACGTACCGGCTACTCACCGAGCTGCTTCCGGCCAAGTACGGGATCACGGCCACGCTCGTCGACTCATCGGACCCGGACGCCGTTGCGGAGGCGATCCGGCCGGAGACCCGCCTCGTCCACGTCGAGACGCCCGCCAACCCGACCACGCGCATCACCGACGTGGCCGCGGTCGCCGAGCTCGCCCACGCCGCGGGCGCGCTCCTCTCGGTGGACGCCACGTTCGCCACGCCCGTGCTGCAGCGCCCGCTCGCACTGGGCGCGGACGTCGTCGTGCACTCGCTCACGAAGTACATCAACGGCCACGGCGACGCGATGGGCGGCGCCCTCATCGGCGGCGGGGAGACCGGAACGGCCCTGGTCGATGCCGTGCGCCGGGAGGCGATGGTGAACGTCGGCGGGGCGATCAGCCCGTTCAACGCCTGGCTGATCATGCGCGGATCGGTGACGCTGCCCATGCGGATGCGGGCCCACTGTGCGGGCGCGCAGACGGTGGCCGAGTTCCTCGACCAGGACCCGCGCGTGGCGTACGTGGCTTACCCCGGGCTCGCGTCGCACCCGCAGCACGCACTCGCCACCCGCACCCTCGACGGCGGGTTCGGCGGCATGCTCGCGTTCGCCGTCGACGGCGACGCCGACACCCAGAACCGGTTCGTCGCGGCACTGCGCGTGATCACGTCGGCGGTGTCGCTCGGCCACGACGAGTCGCTGATCGTGCACGTCTCCGGCGACGACGAGCGCGGCCGGTTCTATCCGGAGGAGTTCCGCCGGTACGGGCACCTGCGCTTCTCGGTGGGCCTCGAGGACCCGCGGGACCTGGTCGCCGACCTCGACCAGGCCCTCACCGCGGCGGTGGGTGTCCGCTAG
- a CDS encoding DEAD/DEAH box helicase gives MLAVHALWSPGRGVLLWAEDGDRPPGSSSRSLRPARPHPFAAPVSALAALHPGKPATATLLLPSRPGGPLASPELVRSAGRNGSGRGGAPRGGPVLRAWTVPALAVDAAELDDPADEARYGSSVAHLRAVAALAADLAARGRVLPTLRRHGGRAFARWRPVVQGLDAVAFDALVGALPPVGRAEALAPDTGPDPHDLLADALEALTDAAVRDRMARAPEPVTLVPPRPGALPATEAWLAALLTADGRIDDTVPITELSALEDAVAEWDAVGADTTGEGRASFRLSEISTLHDPSDPDPDTLDQTGEGTRWVLEFLLQSTADPSLLVPAEQVWAGAAERLLAEPQELLLAELGRAALVYPALARALRQARPGHLDLTVDDTHEFLTTRAALLVEAGFGVHLPRGWDGARRVGLTLSARSTPADRVLTRSGLGREQLAEFRWSIAVGDEELSEEEISELVATKAPLVRLRGRWVSVDVDRLRKGLEFLRRARTRRDAGAPTAAQVLALAQRHPDDWDDGEVPLPVTDIRADGWIGELLAGTAEQTITPIEPPQSFQAQLRPYQQRGVSWLAFLSALGLGACLADDMGLGKTVQLLALEAYERAHEKRAPTLLICPMSLVGTWQREAAKFAPGLRVLAHHGAGRAHGEELHTAVAEADLVVTTYATAARDGDDLAPVSWRRLALDEAQAVKNSRATHARAVRRFTAEHRVALTGTPVENRLSELWSIMDVLNPGLLGSADAFRIRYAIPVERHGSKDAAALLRRVTRPYLLRRVKTDPTIIDDLPDKIEVTQHYRLTREQASLYRTVVDDMLEKIEDSEGIERRGNVLAAMAKLKQVCNHPAQLLHDGSPIGRRSGKIIRLEEILAEILDEGDRVLCFTQFTEFGHMLVPHLSARFDTDVAFLHGGTTKKRRDEMVTRFQAGDGPPIMLLSLKAGGTGLTLTAANHVVHLDRWWNPAVENQATDRAFRIGQRRNVQVRKFVCPGTVEERIDELIIKKKALSSMVVGDGEGWLTELSTESLRELFTLGAEALQEEAEDA, from the coding sequence GTGCTCGCCGTCCACGCCCTCTGGTCCCCCGGCCGCGGGGTGCTGCTCTGGGCCGAGGACGGCGACCGGCCGCCCGGCTCGTCCAGCCGGTCGCTGCGCCCCGCCCGGCCGCACCCGTTCGCGGCGCCGGTGTCCGCACTCGCGGCACTGCACCCGGGCAAGCCGGCCACGGCCACGCTCCTGCTGCCCTCACGCCCTGGCGGGCCGCTCGCATCGCCCGAGCTGGTGCGCAGTGCGGGCAGGAATGGGTCGGGCCGGGGCGGGGCGCCGCGCGGCGGGCCCGTGCTGCGGGCCTGGACGGTGCCCGCGCTCGCCGTCGACGCAGCCGAGCTGGACGACCCGGCCGACGAGGCGCGCTACGGCTCCTCCGTCGCCCACCTGCGCGCCGTGGCGGCACTGGCCGCCGACCTCGCCGCCCGCGGGAGGGTGCTGCCCACCCTGCGCCGCCACGGTGGCAGGGCGTTCGCCCGATGGCGCCCGGTCGTGCAGGGGCTCGACGCTGTCGCGTTCGACGCGCTGGTGGGCGCGTTGCCGCCGGTCGGGCGGGCCGAAGCGCTCGCGCCGGACACCGGGCCCGACCCGCACGATCTGCTCGCCGACGCGCTCGAAGCCCTCACCGACGCCGCCGTGCGCGACCGGATGGCCCGCGCACCCGAGCCGGTCACACTGGTGCCACCGCGGCCCGGCGCCCTGCCGGCCACGGAGGCATGGCTCGCCGCCCTGCTCACCGCCGACGGCCGGATCGACGACACCGTCCCGATCACGGAGCTCTCCGCCCTCGAGGACGCCGTCGCCGAATGGGACGCGGTCGGCGCCGACACCACCGGGGAGGGCCGGGCCTCCTTCCGGCTCTCGGAGATCAGCACGCTGCACGACCCGTCCGATCCCGATCCCGACACGCTCGACCAGACCGGCGAGGGCACCCGCTGGGTGCTGGAGTTCCTGCTGCAGTCCACGGCCGACCCGAGCCTGCTCGTGCCGGCCGAGCAGGTGTGGGCCGGCGCCGCGGAGCGGCTGCTCGCCGAGCCCCAGGAGCTGCTGCTCGCCGAGCTGGGCAGGGCGGCGCTGGTGTACCCGGCGCTCGCGCGGGCGTTGCGGCAGGCGCGGCCCGGCCATCTCGACCTCACCGTCGACGACACCCACGAGTTCCTCACCACGCGCGCCGCGCTGCTCGTCGAGGCCGGGTTCGGGGTGCACCTGCCCCGCGGCTGGGACGGCGCGCGCCGGGTGGGGCTCACGCTGTCCGCCCGCAGCACCCCGGCCGATCGCGTGCTCACCCGCAGCGGGCTGGGTCGCGAGCAGCTGGCGGAGTTCCGCTGGTCGATCGCGGTGGGCGACGAGGAGCTGTCAGAGGAGGAGATCAGCGAGCTCGTCGCCACCAAGGCGCCGCTCGTGCGGCTGCGCGGCCGATGGGTGAGCGTCGACGTCGACCGGCTGCGCAAAGGCCTGGAGTTCCTGCGCCGCGCCCGCACCCGCCGCGACGCGGGCGCCCCCACCGCCGCCCAGGTGCTCGCGCTCGCCCAGCGCCACCCCGACGACTGGGACGACGGGGAGGTCCCGCTCCCCGTCACCGACATCCGCGCCGACGGCTGGATAGGCGAGCTGCTCGCCGGCACCGCGGAGCAGACGATCACCCCGATCGAGCCGCCGCAGAGCTTCCAGGCCCAACTGCGCCCCTACCAGCAGCGGGGGGTGTCCTGGCTCGCGTTCCTGTCCGCGCTCGGGCTGGGCGCATGCCTCGCCGACGACATGGGGCTGGGCAAGACCGTCCAGCTGCTCGCCCTCGAGGCCTACGAGCGGGCGCACGAGAAGCGAGCACCCACGCTGCTGATCTGCCCCATGTCACTGGTCGGCACATGGCAGCGGGAGGCCGCGAAGTTCGCGCCCGGCCTGCGCGTGCTCGCCCACCACGGCGCGGGCCGCGCCCACGGCGAGGAGCTCCACACCGCCGTCGCCGAGGCCGACCTCGTGGTCACCACCTACGCCACCGCGGCCCGCGACGGCGACGACCTCGCCCCGGTGTCGTGGCGACGGCTCGCGCTCGACGAGGCGCAGGCCGTGAAGAACAGCCGGGCCACGCACGCGCGCGCCGTGCGCCGGTTCACCGCGGAGCACCGCGTTGCGCTCACCGGCACTCCGGTGGAGAACCGGCTCTCCGAGCTCTGGTCGATCATGGACGTGCTCAACCCCGGCCTGCTCGGCTCCGCCGATGCCTTCCGCATCCGCTACGCGATCCCGGTGGAGCGCCACGGCAGCAAGGACGCGGCCGCGCTGCTGCGCCGCGTCACCCGCCCGTACCTGCTGCGCCGGGTCAAGACCGACCCCACCATCATCGACGACCTGCCCGACAAGATCGAGGTCACCCAGCACTACCGGCTCACCCGCGAACAGGCCTCGCTCTACCGCACCGTCGTCGACGACATGCTGGAGAAGATCGAGGACTCCGAGGGCATCGAACGGCGCGGCAACGTGCTCGCCGCCATGGCCAAGCTCAAGCAGGTCTGCAACCACCCCGCACAGCTGCTGCACGACGGATCCCCGATCGGCAGGCGCTCCGGCAAGATCATCCGGCTGGAGGAGATCCTCGCCGAGATCCTCGACGAGGGCGACCGCGTGCTGTGCTTCACCCAGTTCACCGAGTTCGGCCACATGCTCGTCCCGCACCTCTCGGCCCGCTTCGACACGGATGTCGCGTTCCTGCACGGCGGCACCACGAAGAAGCGCCGTGACGAGATGGTCACGCGGTTCCAGGCCGGTGACGGCCCGCCGATCATGCTGCTCTCGCTCAAGGCCGGTGGCACCGGGCTCACGCTCACGGCCGCCAACCACGTCGTCCACCTCGACCGCTGGTGGAACCCCGCGGTCGAGAACCAGGCCACCGACCGCGCGTTCCGCATCGGCCAGCGCCGCAACGTGCAGGTGCGCAAGTTCGTGTGCCCCGGCACGGTCGAGGAGCGCATCGACGAGCTGATCATCAAGAAGAAGGCGCTGTCCTCCATGGTCGTCGGCGACGGTGAGGGCTGGCTCACGGAGCTGTCCACCGAGTCGCTGCGGGAGCTGTTCACGCTCGGCGCAGAGGCACTGCAGGAGGAGGCAGAGGATGCCTGA
- a CDS encoding DUF899 family protein — protein sequence MTSTQPTSTQWWTELKSITLHVEGESPRLWPESAAEEYRLARMELVAAEAELRDRIEAVAARRRALPPGGELPDYRFAEGPDDLSVDGPERPVALSELFAGHAELVLYHLMLHPEDTKACAACSMFVDGLDGVERHLTRRAGFAVMAPAPLPVLRAWARSRGWRRVRLVSCAGTTFLDDLGVAGSRGALFPAFSVHAKGTEGRIRHVTTQPADFPDGTGRGMDLMSPVWNLFDLLPSGRGDQEPDNTYPLAPAVR from the coding sequence ATGACGTCAACGCAACCGACATCGACGCAGTGGTGGACCGAGCTCAAGAGCATCACCCTGCACGTCGAGGGCGAGTCGCCGCGGCTGTGGCCGGAATCGGCGGCCGAGGAGTACCGCCTGGCGCGCATGGAGCTGGTGGCGGCCGAGGCGGAGCTGCGCGACCGGATCGAGGCCGTGGCCGCGCGGCGCCGCGCGCTCCCGCCCGGCGGTGAGCTGCCCGACTACCGCTTCGCCGAGGGCCCCGACGACCTCTCGGTGGACGGCCCCGAGCGACCCGTCGCGCTCTCGGAGCTCTTCGCGGGCCACGCCGAGCTCGTGCTCTACCACCTCATGCTGCACCCCGAGGACACGAAGGCCTGCGCGGCGTGCTCGATGTTCGTCGACGGCCTGGACGGGGTCGAACGGCACCTGACCCGGCGCGCGGGCTTCGCCGTCATGGCGCCGGCGCCACTCCCCGTGCTGCGCGCCTGGGCCCGCAGCCGTGGCTGGCGGCGGGTGCGACTGGTCTCCTGCGCCGGCACGACGTTCCTCGACGACCTCGGCGTCGCGGGGTCCCGCGGTGCGCTGTTCCCGGCGTTCAGCGTGCACGCCAAGGGCACCGAGGGCCGGATCCGGCACGTCACCACGCAGCCGGCCGATTTCCCGGACGGCACCGGCCGCGGCATGGATCTGATGAGCCCGGTCTGGAACCTGTTCGACCTGCTCCCGTCCGGCCGCGGCGACCAGGAGCCCGACAACACCTACCCGCTCGCGCCTGCCGTGCGCTGA
- a CDS encoding DUF3817 domain-containing protein codes for MAVVSPSTGAVVFRVVAIAEACSWAGLLIGMFFKYVVVFDDIGVKVFGPIHGALFVAYVVVTLVVARTFAWRLPTTLIALVASIPPLATLWFERRASRRGMLAEPAAVA; via the coding sequence GTGGCTGTCGTCTCCCCGTCCACCGGTGCGGTGGTGTTCCGCGTCGTCGCGATCGCCGAGGCGTGCTCGTGGGCCGGCCTGCTCATCGGAATGTTCTTCAAGTACGTCGTGGTGTTCGACGACATCGGCGTGAAGGTGTTCGGCCCCATCCACGGCGCGCTCTTCGTGGCCTACGTGGTCGTCACGCTGGTCGTCGCCCGCACGTTCGCGTGGCGGTTGCCGACCACGCTGATCGCGCTGGTCGCGAGCATCCCGCCGCTCGCCACGCTGTGGTTCGAGCGGCGCGCGAGCCGTCGGGGCATGCTGGCCGAGCCCGCGGCAGTCGCCTAG
- a CDS encoding Gfo/Idh/MocA family protein, which translates to MKPQLGVGIIGANPERGWAARAHVPAIQASPDFALAAVATTRTESAEAARERFGARHAFTDPARLAAHPDVDLVVVTVKVPAHVELVRVALDAGKHVYCEWPLTPTAAEAADLAEAARRAGVHAMVGLQARFAPAVERARRLIAEGAIGTVLSATLYSSRTKGSTRDVPAWTAYTYDRAAGAGLVEVLGGHALDLAQFLLGPVRAITARTAVRSPEHRVAETGEPIAVTSPDHILATAELACGALASVHLHDAEAAYPRTRLEIAGTTGDLAMVSVPESDPWAAQLQIGGLALHVSRPGDTGWQEESVPDATPGLPTSATNVARLYAQLARDLRDDTRNTPDFATAHALHTLIERVA; encoded by the coding sequence ATGAAGCCGCAACTCGGCGTCGGAATCATCGGCGCCAACCCGGAACGGGGCTGGGCAGCCCGCGCCCACGTCCCCGCGATCCAGGCGTCCCCGGATTTCGCACTGGCCGCGGTGGCCACCACCCGCACCGAGAGCGCGGAGGCGGCTCGGGAGCGGTTCGGCGCGAGGCACGCCTTCACCGATCCGGCGCGCCTCGCCGCACACCCCGACGTGGACCTCGTCGTCGTCACGGTGAAGGTGCCGGCGCACGTCGAGCTCGTCCGGGTCGCCCTCGACGCGGGCAAGCACGTCTACTGCGAGTGGCCGCTGACCCCCACCGCCGCCGAGGCCGCCGACCTCGCCGAGGCCGCGCGGCGGGCGGGCGTGCACGCCATGGTGGGCCTACAGGCCCGTTTCGCACCGGCCGTCGAGCGGGCCCGGCGCCTGATCGCCGAGGGCGCGATCGGCACGGTCCTCTCCGCGACCCTCTACAGCTCGCGCACCAAGGGCAGCACCCGCGACGTCCCGGCGTGGACGGCCTACACCTACGACCGCGCCGCCGGCGCAGGCCTGGTCGAGGTACTCGGTGGGCACGCCCTCGACCTGGCACAGTTCCTGCTCGGGCCCGTTCGCGCCATCACCGCGCGCACGGCCGTCCGCAGTCCCGAGCACCGGGTGGCCGAGACCGGCGAGCCCATCGCGGTCACGAGCCCGGATCACATCCTGGCCACCGCCGAGCTCGCCTGCGGGGCGCTCGCGTCGGTTCACCTGCACGACGCAGAGGCCGCGTACCCGCGCACGCGTCTGGAGATCGCCGGAACGACTGGCGACCTCGCGATGGTCTCCGTCCCGGAGAGCGATCCGTGGGCGGCGCAGCTGCAGATCGGAGGCCTCGCGCTACACGTGTCGCGGCCCGGCGACACGGGATGGCAGGAGGAGTCCGTGCCCGACGCCACGCCCGGCCTCCCGACGTCCGCGACGAACGTCGCCCGCCTCTACGCGCAGCTCGCGCGCGACCTCCGGGACGACACCCGGAACACGCCGGACTTCGCGACGGCGCACGCCCTGCACACGCTCATCGAACGCGTCGCCTGA
- a CDS encoding LuxR C-terminal-related transcriptional regulator — protein sequence MSPAPGTARAEGDLVRLCHSGQDLPALRTGVLRALRRLMPVDAAFLATADPETLLFTSAYAEDPLDAATALYLDNEFGAEDVNKFTTLATAATHVSSLDAATRGDRWSSERYRDIMRPAGLGDELRAALTTGGDCWGYLCLHRTDHPQGFTAAEAAVLARVAPHMAHVFRQSVLLHAAPAAADPRPGVLVLAGDLSVVATTPEAAALLEQLEPAPHLPLPAIVYAVVAALRSERPDPSVRVRGASGVWLALHASHLDGAEAGRVAVVIEPCTARATVTIRLAAFGLSHREAEVARLVLRGSSTRAISAALHISPHTVQDHLKHVFDKLGVRSRRDLVGLMLGGH from the coding sequence ATGAGCCCGGCGCCGGGCACCGCACGGGCGGAGGGCGACCTCGTCCGGCTGTGCCACAGTGGCCAGGACCTCCCCGCGCTGCGGACGGGGGTGCTGCGGGCGTTGCGGCGCCTGATGCCGGTGGACGCAGCCTTCCTCGCGACGGCCGACCCGGAGACGCTGCTCTTCACCAGCGCCTACGCCGAGGATCCCCTCGACGCCGCCACGGCGCTGTACCTCGACAACGAGTTCGGCGCCGAGGACGTCAACAAATTCACGACGCTCGCCACCGCCGCCACCCACGTGTCGTCGCTCGATGCGGCGACGCGCGGGGACCGCTGGTCGAGCGAGCGCTACCGCGACATCATGCGCCCGGCCGGGCTCGGCGACGAGCTGCGCGCCGCCCTCACGACCGGCGGCGACTGCTGGGGCTACCTCTGCTTGCACCGCACCGACCACCCGCAGGGCTTCACCGCCGCGGAGGCGGCGGTCCTCGCCCGGGTCGCGCCGCACATGGCGCACGTCTTCCGCCAGTCGGTGCTGCTGCACGCGGCGCCCGCCGCCGCTGATCCGCGTCCCGGTGTGCTGGTCCTCGCCGGGGACCTCAGCGTCGTCGCAACCACCCCGGAGGCCGCCGCGCTGCTGGAGCAGCTCGAACCCGCCCCGCACCTGCCGCTGCCCGCGATCGTGTACGCGGTCGTCGCCGCGCTGCGCAGCGAGCGGCCTGACCCGAGCGTGCGGGTGCGCGGTGCCTCGGGGGTGTGGCTGGCCCTGCACGCGTCCCACCTCGACGGCGCGGAGGCGGGGCGCGTCGCCGTCGTCATCGAGCCGTGCACCGCACGTGCCACCGTGACGATCCGGCTGGCGGCCTTCGGCCTCTCCCATCGGGAGGCCGAGGTGGCCCGGCTGGTGTTGCGCGGGTCGTCGACGCGGGCGATCTCCGCCGCGCTGCACATCTCGCCCCACACCGTCCAGGACCACCTCAAGCACGTGTTCGACAAGCTCGGGGTGCGCAGCAGGCGCGACCTGGTGGGGCTCATGCTCGGGGGGCATTAG
- a CDS encoding ester cyclase, translating to MESRNKEIVEAFIQELFTKGDLDAVDRYVHPDCIVHDPPVPEAPSGAESLRQAAVMFRQALPDWHSDLLQLVAEGDIVVERFRASGTHTGGPLMGVAPTGRTLVLDGINIFRIADGRIVERWGRLDQLGLLRQLGLVPD from the coding sequence ATGGAATCCCGGAACAAGGAAATCGTCGAGGCGTTCATCCAGGAGCTCTTCACGAAGGGCGACCTCGACGCCGTCGACCGCTACGTGCACCCCGACTGCATCGTCCATGACCCGCCGGTCCCCGAAGCGCCGTCCGGCGCGGAGAGCCTGCGGCAGGCCGCGGTCATGTTCCGGCAGGCGCTGCCGGACTGGCACAGCGACCTCCTCCAGCTCGTCGCCGAGGGCGACATCGTGGTGGAGCGTTTCCGTGCGAGCGGCACCCACACCGGCGGGCCGCTGATGGGCGTGGCCCCCACCGGCCGCACCCTGGTTCTCGATGGCATCAACATCTTCCGCATCGCGGACGGCCGGATCGTCGAGCGCTGGGGCCGCCTCGACCAGCTGGGGCTGCTGCGTCAGCTCGGGCTCGTGCCGGACTAG
- a CDS encoding helix-turn-helix transcriptional regulator: MQAVLEALVEPRRREILRLVRDSELTAGAIAGRFPDVARPTVSQHLRVLRGAGLVVERREGTRRFYRARPDALEELHAFVAEFWDARLAALKQALDEEET, translated from the coding sequence ATGCAAGCCGTGCTCGAGGCCCTCGTCGAACCGCGCAGGCGGGAGATCCTCCGCCTGGTGCGCGACAGTGAGCTCACGGCCGGCGCCATCGCCGGCCGGTTCCCGGACGTCGCCCGGCCCACCGTGTCGCAGCACCTGCGCGTGCTGCGTGGCGCCGGGCTCGTCGTCGAGCGTCGCGAGGGCACCCGGCGCTTCTACCGCGCCCGGCCCGACGCGCTCGAAGAGCTGCACGCGTTCGTCGCAGAGTTCTGGGACGCGCGGCTCGCCGCCCTCAAGCAGGCCCTTGACGAGGAGGAGACATGA